One Nocardia sp. BMG111209 DNA segment encodes these proteins:
- a CDS encoding isocitrate lyase/phosphoenolpyruvate mutase family protein — MQRNSLQQRRSAFRRLHESGCFVIPNPWDVGSAVALASLGFPALASTSAGVGFSRGLPDHPQALSLRPVLDHLAELAAATDLPVNADFQAGYAADPAALAANVAACVDTGVAGLSIEDATGDPGAPLYDIAEAAGRIRAARAGIDSRHAEVLLTARAECFLVGHPDPLRESIIRLQAYAEAGADVLYAPGIRTEADIRAVVEAVAPRPVNVLVSRDIGLKVADLAGLGVRRVSLGSALARAAWGAFLRAAEEIAHEGTFTELDQAAPFTRLDQMFGGTT, encoded by the coding sequence GTGCAACGGAATTCGCTCCAGCAACGCCGGTCGGCATTCCGTCGGCTGCACGAGAGCGGGTGTTTCGTGATCCCCAACCCGTGGGACGTCGGGTCCGCGGTTGCGTTGGCGAGCCTCGGTTTTCCGGCGCTCGCCTCGACGAGTGCGGGGGTGGGCTTCTCCCGTGGTCTCCCGGACCACCCACAGGCGTTGAGTCTGCGGCCGGTGCTGGATCATCTGGCGGAACTGGCTGCGGCGACGGATCTTCCGGTCAACGCGGACTTCCAGGCGGGGTATGCGGCCGATCCGGCGGCGCTGGCGGCCAATGTCGCGGCCTGTGTCGATACCGGTGTCGCGGGCCTGTCGATCGAGGACGCCACGGGTGACCCGGGGGCTCCGCTGTACGACATCGCCGAAGCGGCCGGCCGGATACGGGCCGCGCGAGCGGGGATCGACTCGCGGCACGCGGAGGTGCTGCTGACCGCGCGGGCCGAGTGTTTCCTCGTCGGTCATCCGGATCCTCTGCGCGAGTCGATCATTCGGCTGCAGGCGTATGCCGAGGCCGGGGCCGATGTGCTCTACGCGCCGGGTATTCGTACCGAGGCGGATATCCGGGCGGTCGTCGAAGCGGTGGCACCGAGGCCGGTCAACGTTCTGGTCTCCCGGGACATCGGGCTGAAGGTCGCGGACCTGGCCGGCCTCGGTGTGCGACGCGTGAGCCTCGGGTCCGCGCTGGCGAGGGCCGCGTGGGGCGCGTTCCTGCGCGCGGCCGAGGAGATCGCACACGAGGGCACCTTCACCGAACTCGACCAAGCGGCGCCCTTCACCCGGCTCGACCAGATGTTCGGCGGCACAACATAA
- a CDS encoding EI24 domain-containing protein, with product MRDFGTGFTHLLNGQRWMARHTRDYGFGLLPGLLTLVLYLFALVALITWGYDLSTALTTFADNWSSPWQGLVRGFLTVLMFALLLLLAVPAFAAVTLLIGQPFYEVLSQRVDRSVSPDGTAPESDLPLWRQLWISARDSLRILLRTALWGILLFALGFLPVVGQTVIPVAAIMVTGFFLTEELTAIALQRRSIALRDRLTLLRSRKTLVWGFGAPLAAAFLVPVVAVFLMPGAVAGATLLARDLLAEDNTPGPTGRS from the coding sequence GTGCGAGATTTCGGGACAGGCTTCACCCACCTGTTGAACGGTCAGCGATGGATGGCCCGGCATACACGCGACTACGGTTTCGGACTGCTACCCGGCCTCCTCACCCTGGTTCTGTACCTGTTCGCACTGGTCGCTCTCATCACGTGGGGCTACGACCTGTCCACGGCCCTGACGACATTCGCCGACAACTGGTCCAGCCCGTGGCAGGGCCTGGTCCGGGGCTTCCTCACCGTACTGATGTTCGCCCTGTTGCTGCTCCTGGCCGTCCCGGCCTTCGCCGCGGTGACATTGCTGATCGGCCAGCCCTTCTACGAGGTGCTGTCGCAACGCGTCGACCGCTCCGTCTCGCCGGACGGCACCGCCCCCGAATCCGATCTGCCACTGTGGCGCCAACTCTGGATATCGGCCCGGGACAGCCTGCGAATCCTGCTGCGGACCGCACTGTGGGGCATCCTGCTGTTCGCCCTCGGCTTCCTACCGGTGGTGGGACAGACCGTGATACCGGTAGCCGCGATCATGGTGACCGGATTCTTCCTCACCGAAGAACTGACCGCGATCGCACTGCAACGACGCTCGATCGCGCTCCGGGATCGACTGACCCTCTTACGTTCCCGCAAGACCCTGGTATGGGGTTTCGGCGCCCCACTGGCCGCCGCATTCCTCGTCCCGGTCGTCGCGGTATTCCTCATGCCGGGCGCAGTCGCCGGCGCCACCCTGCTGGCCCGAGACCTGCTCGCCGAGGACAACACACCCGGCCCCACCGGTCGGTCATGA
- a CDS encoding SDR family NAD(P)-dependent oxidoreductase: MSGKVALVTGATSGIGRATATLLAERGAHVVVTGRDTTRGEQVVDEIRAIGGTADFLAAALTTADDARTLADATHELAGPIDILINNAAIAVFGATAAIAEADFDACYAINVKVPFFLVGAIAPGMAERGRGVIVNVSTMVASFGTAGSAVYASSKAALELLTKSWAAEYGPHGVRVNAVAPGPTRTEGTTAQYGIDRLEALAARAPARRIAEPTEIAQAIAYLADEHADFVHGIILPVDGGRTAV; encoded by the coding sequence ATGAGCGGAAAGGTCGCCCTGGTGACCGGAGCGACCAGCGGAATCGGTCGCGCCACAGCGACCCTGCTGGCCGAGCGCGGGGCGCATGTCGTTGTCACCGGCCGCGACACCACCCGCGGTGAACAGGTGGTCGACGAGATCCGCGCGATCGGTGGCACCGCGGATTTCCTGGCCGCGGCCCTGACCACCGCCGACGACGCGCGCACACTGGCAGACGCCACACACGAACTCGCGGGCCCGATCGACATCCTGATCAACAACGCCGCAATCGCCGTATTCGGGGCAACCGCCGCCATCGCCGAGGCGGACTTCGACGCCTGCTACGCGATCAACGTCAAGGTACCGTTCTTCCTGGTCGGCGCCATCGCACCCGGAATGGCCGAGCGCGGACGAGGCGTGATCGTCAACGTGAGCACCATGGTGGCCTCGTTCGGCACTGCCGGATCCGCGGTGTACGCGTCCAGCAAGGCCGCACTGGAACTGCTCACCAAATCGTGGGCTGCGGAATACGGCCCCCACGGAGTGCGAGTGAACGCCGTCGCCCCCGGACCGACCCGCACCGAGGGCACAACCGCCCAATACGGCATCGATCGCCTGGAAGCCCTCGCCGCACGGGCCCCGGCCCGCCGCATCGCCGAGCCGACCGAAATAGCCCAAGCCATCGCCTATCTCGCCGACGAACACGCCGACTTCGTCCACGGCATCATCCTCCCCGTCGACGGCGGCCGTACCGCCGTGTGA
- a CDS encoding ATP-binding protein, whose product MTSADTPDASGSAVPMYQSAQVTGDSNYVVQAGGNAIFLTSQVLVPIAQVDAPPGLDNLPLRPGRFVGRNREFERLDSVFTDADGRMVVQAVHGLGGIGKSTLAAEWAATRGDRHAPIRWITAASAVEVRQGLADLAAALQPILAVALSVEQLAERGLQWLSTHSGWLVVLDNVNDPADIAEVLARARTGRILITSRLSSGWQPGTTVVALDVLDPADAVTLLTSTITATRPRNLDGAAELCAALGFLPLAIEQSASYLAQSPATTPRAYLRLLSDYPAAMYARMAVGTAPERTLARVWRVTFDRIAQVEPFAVDLLLSLAWYAPDAIPAVLVDGSEPEDPPTVDAAVGVLAAYSMISPWIRSPLRSRCTGWYRRLPVRPTPATRTAVRARSRMHVPAPQPSWPTRYRTTTAILEHGRRGEA is encoded by the coding sequence ATGACCTCCGCAGACACTCCTGACGCCAGCGGATCCGCGGTGCCGATGTATCAATCTGCACAGGTAACCGGTGACAGCAACTATGTCGTCCAAGCCGGCGGAAATGCGATCTTCCTGACGTCGCAGGTACTGGTCCCGATTGCCCAGGTCGATGCCCCACCCGGGTTGGACAATTTACCGCTGCGCCCGGGCCGGTTCGTCGGCAGGAACCGCGAATTCGAACGACTCGACTCTGTGTTTACCGATGCCGATGGTCGGATGGTGGTGCAGGCGGTGCACGGGCTGGGCGGGATCGGCAAAAGCACCCTGGCCGCAGAGTGGGCCGCCACCCGTGGAGACAGGCACGCCCCGATCCGATGGATCACCGCTGCCAGTGCTGTCGAGGTACGGCAGGGGTTGGCCGATCTCGCTGCCGCGCTGCAACCGATACTGGCGGTGGCGTTATCGGTGGAGCAGTTGGCCGAGCGCGGCCTGCAGTGGCTGTCCACCCACAGTGGATGGCTGGTCGTACTCGACAACGTCAATGACCCCGCCGATATCGCCGAGGTACTGGCTCGTGCTCGTACCGGACGGATCCTGATCACCAGCCGGCTGTCGTCCGGCTGGCAACCGGGCACCACCGTGGTCGCCCTCGACGTCCTGGACCCGGCCGACGCAGTAACCCTTCTGACCAGTACGATCACCGCAACCCGGCCGCGCAACCTCGACGGCGCCGCCGAGTTGTGTGCCGCGCTGGGATTTCTGCCGCTGGCAATAGAGCAGAGCGCCTCGTACCTGGCCCAGAGCCCTGCCACTACACCCCGCGCATACCTTCGACTGCTGAGCGATTATCCAGCGGCGATGTACGCCCGCATGGCCGTCGGCACGGCACCGGAACGGACACTGGCCCGGGTCTGGAGAGTGACTTTCGACCGGATCGCCCAGGTGGAACCCTTTGCAGTCGACCTACTGCTGTCTTTGGCCTGGTACGCCCCTGACGCCATCCCCGCGGTACTCGTGGACGGGTCGGAACCGGAGGATCCACCGACAGTCGACGCTGCGGTCGGGGTCCTGGCCGCTTACAGCATGATATCACCGTGGATCCGATCACCGCTGCGATCTCGATGCACCGGCTGGTACAGGCGGTTGCCCGTACGCCCGACACCAGCGACCCGCACCGCAGTCCGGGCACGATCTCGCATGCACGTGCCCGCGCCACAACCGTCCTGGCCGACGCGCTACCGGACGACTACGGCGATCCTGGAACATGGCCGACGTGGCGAAGCTTGA
- a CDS encoding tetratricopeptide repeat protein — protein MIPHAEALAGHARPDTDTEITATVLDNIAGFLRNQGMPVRATILAERALTARERALGSDHPDTLTSRNNLGLAHQEAGDSAKAISLHEQTLTDRERVLGPDHPDTLISRNNLATAYQTIEDIEKPISLHEQTLAQLERVLGPDHPDTLKSRGNLALAYQHAGDFSKAIQLHEQTLADRERVLGPDDPDTLTSRNNLATAYHDAEDWQHALPLLEQTLADRERVLGPDHPRTLASRNNLAIGYQHAGDPSKAVPLHEQSLADRERVLGPDHPDTLFSRNALADAYQDAGDSTKAISLHETTLNNWERVFGPDHPDTLKSRNSLAIAYMSTGDIAKAILLFQRTLADVERVLGPDHLGALTTRSNLAAAYHEAGDRTHAIPLLEQTLTDGERILGRYHPLTAKARKRLASLEAGDEPPGPNPPHQSDR, from the coding sequence TTGATACCCCACGCGGAAGCCCTTGCCGGACATGCCCGTCCGGACACCGATACCGAAATCACCGCGACCGTCCTCGATAACATCGCAGGCTTTCTCCGCAATCAGGGCATGCCGGTGAGAGCGACCATTCTGGCCGAGCGCGCCCTGACCGCACGGGAACGAGCGCTCGGATCCGATCATCCCGACACCCTCACCTCCCGCAACAACCTCGGCCTCGCCCACCAGGAAGCCGGGGACTCCGCGAAGGCGATCTCACTGCACGAACAGACCCTCACCGACCGAGAACGGGTACTGGGACCCGACCACCCCGACACCCTCATCTCGCGCAACAACCTCGCCACCGCCTACCAGACCATTGAGGACATCGAGAAACCGATCTCACTGCACGAACAGACGCTGGCCCAGTTGGAACGGGTGCTGGGACCGGACCATCCCGACACCCTCAAATCTCGAGGCAACCTCGCCCTCGCCTACCAGCACGCCGGAGACTTCTCGAAGGCGATCCAACTCCACGAACAGACCCTCGCCGACCGGGAACGGGTACTGGGACCCGACGACCCCGACACCCTCACTTCCCGCAACAACCTCGCCACCGCTTACCACGACGCCGAGGACTGGCAACATGCACTCCCGTTGCTGGAACAGACCCTGGCCGACAGGGAACGAGTTTTGGGACCGGACCATCCCAGGACCCTCGCATCCCGCAACAACCTTGCGATCGGGTACCAGCATGCCGGAGACCCGTCGAAGGCAGTCCCCCTGCACGAGCAGTCCCTCGCCGACCGGGAACGGGTACTGGGACCCGACCATCCCGACACCCTCTTCTCACGCAACGCCCTCGCCGACGCCTACCAAGACGCCGGAGACTCGACAAAAGCGATCTCCCTGCACGAAACGACTCTCAACAACTGGGAGCGAGTGTTCGGGCCCGATCACCCCGACACCCTCAAATCCCGCAACAGTCTCGCCATCGCGTACATGTCGACAGGGGATATCGCGAAAGCGATCCTCCTGTTCCAGCGGACCCTCGCCGACGTGGAACGTGTCCTCGGACCCGATCACCTCGGCGCGCTCACCACTCGCAGCAACCTCGCCGCCGCTTATCACGAAGCCGGAGACCGCACACACGCGATCCCCCTGCTCGAGCAAACCCTCACCGATGGGGAACGAATCCTTGGGCGCTACCACCCGTTGACGGCGAAAGCACGAAAGCGACTCGCTTCTCTAGAGGCCGGCGACGAGCCCCCAGGACCGAACCCACCCCACCAGAGCGACCGATAA
- a CDS encoding pyridoxamine 5'-phosphate oxidase family protein has product MRPLEDHEIREILSLDVVAHLSTIDAQGYPHVTPIWFLAYDERIYLTSYPSRPHLARIMRNPKVGFVIDIEAELRADGERPNKQVRLIGDATVSVDPDEIWTQRIRAKYIGGSVTPGTVERTASLGRRLIEITPRAITAVASI; this is encoded by the coding sequence ATGCGCCCTCTCGAAGATCACGAGATCAGGGAAATACTGAGCCTGGATGTCGTCGCGCACCTGTCCACGATCGACGCTCAGGGCTATCCCCATGTCACCCCGATCTGGTTCCTGGCATACGACGAGCGCATCTACCTGACCAGCTATCCGAGCCGTCCACATCTGGCCAGGATCATGCGAAATCCCAAGGTGGGGTTCGTGATCGACATCGAGGCCGAACTGCGCGCCGACGGTGAGCGGCCGAACAAGCAGGTCCGGCTGATCGGCGACGCCACCGTCTCGGTCGATCCGGACGAGATCTGGACCCAGCGCATCCGGGCCAAGTACATCGGCGGCTCCGTCACGCCGGGAACGGTCGAACGCACCGCGAGCCTCGGCAGAAGGCTCATCGAGATCACCCCGCGCGCGATCACCGCCGTCGCCAGCATTTGA
- a CDS encoding MBL fold metallo-hydrolase, with protein sequence MSALSPLRHTAGYARYFLGKSARDREDAQALRELEARPLALPAGMELEWLGTAGYRMTYEGRTLLVDPFLSRVPLSTVVRRRAALPDPASIDRFLPDPGEVAGIVVGHGHWDHALDAPELARRFGCAVYGSQSVRNLMDLHGLGDRGVVVEPYRRYELGPFTVTFVPSTHSKIPFGTRIPSPGDTSCESLAALSPMAYGCGQTWGIHIAVAGIEIYHQGSADLVDEAIRHRDVDIFLAGVAGRSVTPDYWHRILTRLRPATVVPMHYDNFLRPLDAPMGFTVDIALASVPDEIGAVSRTIDVVALPVIGPREPGSTTRRA encoded by the coding sequence ATGTCCGCTCTGTCTCCGCTCCGTCACACTGCTGGCTATGCCCGGTATTTCCTCGGCAAGAGCGCTCGTGACCGTGAGGATGCGCAGGCATTGCGCGAACTCGAGGCCCGGCCCCTGGCGCTGCCGGCGGGTATGGAACTCGAGTGGCTGGGCACCGCCGGATATCGGATGACATACGAGGGCCGGACCTTGCTGGTCGATCCGTTCCTGAGTCGGGTTCCGCTGTCGACGGTCGTGCGGCGCCGTGCCGCGCTTCCCGATCCCGCGTCGATCGACCGCTTCCTGCCCGATCCGGGTGAGGTAGCGGGAATCGTTGTGGGACACGGTCATTGGGATCACGCCTTGGATGCGCCGGAGCTCGCACGCCGGTTCGGCTGCGCGGTCTACGGCTCGCAATCGGTACGCAACCTCATGGATCTGCACGGGCTCGGCGATCGGGGCGTGGTGGTGGAACCGTACCGCCGCTACGAACTCGGACCGTTCACGGTGACGTTCGTGCCGAGCACGCATTCGAAGATCCCCTTCGGCACCCGGATCCCATCGCCGGGCGACACCAGTTGCGAATCGCTGGCCGCGCTGTCGCCGATGGCCTACGGCTGCGGGCAGACCTGGGGCATCCACATCGCGGTGGCCGGTATCGAGATCTACCACCAGGGCAGTGCCGACCTCGTCGACGAGGCGATCCGGCACCGCGACGTCGACATCTTTCTCGCCGGGGTCGCGGGGCGATCCGTGACACCGGACTACTGGCACCGGATCCTGACCAGATTGCGTCCCGCCACCGTCGTGCCGATGCACTACGACAATTTTCTCCGTCCGTTGGACGCACCGATGGGATTCACGGTCGATATCGCACTGGCCTCGGTACCCGACGAGATCGGTGCCGTGAGTCGCACGATCGATGTGGTGGCGCTGCCTGTGATCGGCCCTCGCGAACCGGGCAGCACAACTCGGCGTGCCTGA
- a CDS encoding DUF222 domain-containing protein, which translates to MNIHSTALAPDTRSPEWPELADVDLLRTLVETERRRRRLDAAMRAAVAEAERRGLASDTGYRDTVELLTDLLRISAHEARRRIEYAAPQARARARKKWRVLAAAS; encoded by the coding sequence GTGAACATACATTCGACCGCGCTGGCGCCGGATACTCGAAGCCCAGAATGGCCGGAACTGGCCGATGTCGACCTGCTGCGCACCCTCGTCGAAACCGAACGCCGCCGGAGGCGACTGGACGCCGCCATGCGCGCGGCCGTCGCCGAAGCCGAGCGCCGTGGCCTCGCCTCGGACACCGGCTATCGGGACACCGTGGAACTGCTGACCGACCTGCTGCGGATCAGCGCTCACGAAGCGCGCCGGCGAATCGAATACGCGGCTCCGCAGGCCCGCGCGCGTGCCAGAAAGAAGTGGAGGGTGCTGGCGGCCGCAAGCTGA
- a CDS encoding tetratricopeptide repeat protein, producing the protein MSVPHQLPLRSPHFVGRREELRRLTALLDDADTAAPVVISAIDGTAGIGKTTLAVHWAHLVADRFVHGQLYVNLRGFDPAGPPVAPAEAIRGFLDALGVTRDRIPVEAEAQAALYRRLVAERTMLLVLDNARDGDQVLPLLPGTASCRVVVTSRNQLADLIVHHGAHPITLDVLATEDAGALLAGRLGRDRIAAEPDVAAVLIEQCARLPLALAIVAARAALNPEVPLTALSQELRDEHTRLDALDTGNPATDARTVFSWSYRQLAPPAARMFRLLGIHPGPDISAPAAASLAGIDLRHARQLLNELTRTHLVARSGESRFGFHDLLRAYAAELAHTHDASEQQAARRRMLDHYLHTAYAAEMSMHPRLPPVTPSAPADPITTEPIADEAAALAWFDAEHAVLLAVLRLAATSGQDAHTTQLPHMLVEFFSSRGHWRDWADTQHLALAAAQHSAETSAIARAHIGLGRVGAYLGNYAVAETHLDQALGFFHSVGDRTGEAFVHRGYSTLYEFQNRHADAMRSAEESLRLFRSTHDPRGQAMVLNSLGWFHALLGDYRQAVSCAESALTLNRELGNRRSESRTLDTLGYALHHLGDHRQAIVYYHLSLDANRELDDRYHEATVLDHLGESHFALGDLAAAREAWRQALDNIDDLAPPGRQGFGYADADEIRAKLTDFGRQPASTQFASTPTSSSEAPADGQGP; encoded by the coding sequence GTGTCGGTGCCGCACCAACTGCCGTTGCGGTCGCCACATTTCGTCGGTCGCAGAGAAGAGTTGCGACGGCTCACCGCCTTGCTGGACGACGCCGATACGGCGGCGCCGGTGGTGATTTCGGCGATCGACGGCACCGCCGGGATCGGCAAGACCACTCTGGCGGTGCATTGGGCGCACCTGGTCGCCGACCGTTTCGTGCACGGGCAGCTGTACGTGAACCTGCGCGGATTCGACCCGGCCGGCCCGCCGGTCGCTCCTGCCGAGGCGATCCGCGGATTCCTGGATGCACTCGGGGTGACGCGGGATCGGATCCCTGTCGAGGCCGAGGCGCAAGCCGCCCTGTATCGGCGCCTGGTGGCAGAGCGCACCATGTTGCTGGTGCTGGACAACGCTCGTGACGGCGACCAGGTCCTACCGCTGCTTCCCGGTACCGCGTCGTGCCGGGTGGTGGTCACCAGCCGTAATCAGTTGGCCGACCTGATCGTTCACCACGGCGCGCATCCGATCACGCTCGACGTTCTGGCCACCGAGGACGCCGGCGCCCTGCTGGCCGGCCGCCTGGGCCGCGATCGGATCGCCGCGGAGCCCGACGTCGCCGCAGTGCTGATCGAGCAGTGCGCCCGGCTGCCGTTGGCGCTGGCGATCGTCGCGGCGCGGGCCGCGTTGAATCCGGAAGTCCCACTGACGGCACTGTCCCAGGAACTGCGCGACGAACACACGCGGCTCGACGCACTGGACACGGGCAACCCCGCCACCGACGCGCGCACAGTCTTCTCCTGGTCCTACCGACAACTCGCGCCACCCGCAGCCCGGATGTTCCGACTGCTGGGAATACACCCCGGCCCCGACATCTCCGCACCCGCCGCCGCGAGCCTGGCCGGAATCGACCTCCGGCACGCACGGCAACTGCTCAACGAACTGACCCGCACCCACCTGGTCGCCCGAAGCGGTGAGAGCCGATTCGGCTTCCACGACCTGCTACGCGCCTACGCCGCAGAACTCGCCCACACCCACGACGCCAGCGAGCAGCAGGCAGCGCGGCGCCGCATGCTGGACCACTACCTGCACACCGCATACGCCGCCGAGATGTCGATGCATCCTCGCCTGCCGCCGGTAACCCCATCGGCGCCCGCCGACCCGATCACCACCGAGCCGATCGCCGACGAGGCGGCCGCGCTGGCCTGGTTCGACGCCGAGCACGCCGTGCTCCTGGCAGTCCTGCGGCTGGCCGCGACGTCGGGACAGGACGCGCACACCACCCAGCTTCCCCACATGCTGGTCGAATTCTTCAGCAGCCGTGGACATTGGCGTGACTGGGCCGACACCCAACACCTCGCCTTGGCCGCGGCCCAGCACAGCGCCGAGACGTCCGCGATCGCGCGAGCGCATATCGGCCTGGGGCGCGTGGGCGCGTATCTGGGCAACTACGCTGTCGCCGAAACCCATCTCGACCAGGCCCTCGGCTTCTTCCACAGCGTCGGAGACCGCACCGGCGAGGCCTTCGTCCATCGGGGATATTCGACCCTGTACGAGTTTCAGAACAGGCACGCGGACGCAATGCGATCGGCCGAGGAATCGCTGCGGCTCTTCCGGTCGACCCACGACCCGCGTGGCCAGGCCATGGTTCTCAACAGCCTCGGCTGGTTTCACGCCCTGCTCGGCGACTACCGGCAGGCCGTGTCCTGTGCCGAGTCGGCGCTCACGCTCAACCGGGAACTCGGCAACCGGCGAAGCGAGTCACGCACCCTCGACACCCTCGGCTACGCCCTCCACCACCTCGGTGACCATCGGCAAGCGATCGTGTACTACCACCTGTCGCTCGATGCCAATCGAGAACTGGACGACCGCTATCACGAAGCCACAGTTCTCGATCACCTCGGTGAAAGCCATTTCGCCCTGGGCGATCTCGCCGCCGCTCGCGAAGCCTGGCGGCAGGCTCTCGACAACATCGACGACCTCGCCCCACCCGGCCGGCAAGGCTTCGGGTACGCCGACGCCGACGAAATCCGCGCGAAACTCACCGATTTCGGCCGACAGCCCGCATCGACACAGTTCGCTTCCACGCCAACCTCGTCATCCGAGGCGCCGGCCGACGGCCAGGGCCCGTAG
- a CDS encoding LppP/LprE family lipoprotein — protein sequence MKVKLSIAAAIAVIAGAVAGCNTTEQPAAAPGSTVVTSRAPSPGGIAIVSTPAPSAGSGAATAQASPVTASSTENGSGHGLCLDLNSALAHSAVVSLAPQLPGDQWVVQAASDDPIAAGCSGVLSWLTVKGPGIHPVTHILFFTGGTYLGTATAQPYAYTTVLGKTRDTVSVQYKWPEPQDPLCCPTGTSTVTFTLNGTTVTAQGQFPPN from the coding sequence ATGAAGGTCAAGCTGTCGATCGCGGCCGCGATCGCTGTCATCGCCGGCGCCGTCGCCGGATGCAACACGACAGAACAACCGGCTGCGGCGCCGGGTAGCACTGTGGTGACGAGCCGGGCTCCGTCGCCGGGCGGGATCGCCATCGTTAGCACTCCCGCGCCGTCGGCCGGTTCCGGGGCGGCCACCGCACAGGCGTCGCCGGTCACCGCGTCCTCGACCGAGAACGGCAGCGGCCACGGCCTGTGCCTGGACTTGAATTCGGCGCTCGCTCACTCCGCGGTCGTGAGTCTCGCACCGCAGCTGCCGGGTGATCAGTGGGTCGTGCAGGCTGCGAGCGACGATCCGATCGCGGCCGGCTGCTCCGGGGTGTTGTCGTGGCTGACGGTGAAAGGCCCGGGAATCCATCCCGTCACGCACATCCTGTTCTTCACCGGCGGAACCTATCTGGGCACCGCCACCGCGCAGCCGTACGCCTACACCACGGTTCTCGGGAAGACCCGCGACACCGTCTCGGTACAGTACAAATGGCCCGAACCACAGGACCCGTTGTGCTGCCCGACCGGAACGAGCACGGTGACATTCACGCTGAACGGCACCACCGTCACCGCGCAGGGACAGTTCCCGCCGAACTGA
- a CDS encoding RNA polymerase sigma factor produces MIAREIEDLLRDLAPQVLGALVRRYGHFDLAEDAVQEALVAATTQWPPLPDEPRTWLIRVASRKLIDLLRSEQARREREEVPVAPSGPVSAQDDSLLLLFMCCHPALPRTGQIALTLRAVGGLTTGEIARALFAPEATMGQRISRAKKTIKQSGVSFAMPAEHAERLDAVLQVLYLIFNEGYTSTSGPVLARVELSTEAIRLARMLHRSLPGDGEVAGLLALMLLTDARRAARTGPGDMLIPMAEQDRTLWDRAQIAEGVALVTAAMSRNKPGPYQIQAAIAAVHDEAPTPDATDWEQILALYTLLDQMSDNPMVTLNRVVALAMARGVATGLTLLEQLRTDRILAEHHRFAAVEAHLAELAGDLELAAVQYRSAAHRTLSEPERRYLVTKAARLES; encoded by the coding sequence GTGATCGCCCGGGAGATCGAGGACCTGCTGCGCGACCTGGCGCCGCAGGTCCTCGGTGCGCTCGTCCGCCGGTACGGGCACTTCGACCTTGCCGAGGACGCGGTACAGGAGGCATTGGTTGCGGCGACGACACAGTGGCCCCCGTTGCCGGACGAACCACGCACCTGGCTGATCCGGGTGGCCTCGCGGAAATTGATCGACCTGCTGCGCAGCGAGCAGGCGCGCCGTGAGCGGGAGGAAGTGCCGGTTGCACCGTCCGGACCCGTTTCGGCACAGGATGATTCGTTGCTCCTGCTGTTCATGTGCTGCCATCCCGCGTTGCCGCGCACCGGTCAGATCGCGCTCACCCTGCGCGCGGTCGGCGGCCTCACGACGGGAGAGATCGCCCGCGCGCTGTTCGCGCCCGAAGCGACGATGGGGCAGCGGATCAGCCGGGCCAAGAAGACGATCAAGCAGTCCGGCGTGTCGTTCGCGATGCCGGCCGAGCACGCCGAACGCCTCGACGCCGTGCTGCAGGTGCTGTACCTGATCTTCAACGAGGGCTACACGAGCACCTCGGGGCCGGTGCTTGCGCGGGTCGAATTGTCGACCGAGGCCATCAGACTCGCCCGGATGCTGCACCGCAGCCTGCCCGGCGACGGCGAAGTTGCCGGCCTGCTCGCGCTGATGCTGCTGACCGACGCCCGCCGTGCCGCGCGGACCGGGCCGGGTGACATGCTGATTCCGATGGCCGAGCAGGACCGGACGTTGTGGGACCGCGCGCAGATCGCCGAAGGTGTTGCGCTGGTAACTGCCGCGATGTCACGAAACAAGCCCGGTCCCTATCAGATTCAGGCCGCGATCGCGGCAGTCCACGACGAGGCGCCGACACCGGACGCGACCGACTGGGAGCAGATCCTCGCGCTCTACACCTTGCTCGACCAGATGTCGGACAATCCGATGGTGACGCTGAATCGTGTTGTCGCCCTGGCGATGGCACGTGGCGTGGCCACCGGGCTCACGTTGCTCGAGCAACTGCGCACCGACCGGATCCTTGCCGAGCATCATCGTTTCGCCGCAGTCGAAGCGCATCTCGCGGAACTCGCAGGCGATCTGGAACTGGCTGCCGTGCAATACCGTTCGGCAGCACACAGGACACTGAGCGAACCCGAGCGGCGCTATCTCGTCACGAAGGCAGCGCGGCTCGAATCATGA